A stretch of Synechococcus sp. WH 8020 DNA encodes these proteins:
- the ctpZ gene encoding carboxyl-terminal processing protease CtpZ — translation MLPIVNYMRKGLRQLASGLASLLLCSLLIPAPALALNDAQQLVVETWRLVNQSYVDPSTFDRIHWKRLRQKALEQKIETSEQAYSAIEAMLEPLDDPYTRLLRPDDYSVMKSSNSGSLSGVGLQLGHHNDEDSVVVIAALEGSPAADAGVVSGAALLAVNGESTALLGLETTAARLRGDVGTQVLLTVQPPHGETEELTLERRNVDLRPVRTRRLRSDTHTLGHLRITQFSEGVPKQVQEALQELTDKGVEGVVLDLRNNSGGLVSGGLAVADAFLDQEPIVETRNRDGIADPIQSNPITLYDGPMVTLVNAGTASASEILAGALQDNDRSLLLGSETFGKGLIQTLTNLSDGSGLAVTVAGYVTPSGRDIQGQGITPDRLLDQPEPLNPGGEGDRWLTDAARVLEAIIDRQTAESPPSTELSHEEEIAATA, via the coding sequence TTTGCAGCCTCTTAATTCCAGCGCCTGCTCTGGCTCTCAACGATGCCCAGCAGTTGGTGGTTGAAACCTGGCGCCTCGTGAATCAGAGCTATGTCGACCCCTCGACTTTCGACCGAATTCACTGGAAGCGTCTGCGACAGAAGGCTCTCGAGCAGAAGATCGAAACCAGCGAGCAGGCCTACAGCGCCATCGAAGCCATGCTTGAGCCCCTCGATGATCCCTACACACGTCTGTTGAGACCTGACGATTACTCCGTCATGAAATCCAGCAACTCGGGAAGCCTGAGTGGAGTAGGGCTTCAACTTGGCCATCACAACGATGAAGATTCAGTCGTTGTGATCGCGGCACTCGAGGGGTCACCCGCCGCTGACGCTGGCGTGGTCAGCGGCGCGGCGCTGCTGGCAGTGAACGGAGAGTCAACCGCTCTGCTTGGACTTGAAACCACAGCGGCACGCTTGCGAGGGGATGTAGGAACACAGGTTTTGCTGACTGTGCAACCCCCTCATGGAGAGACGGAAGAACTCACACTGGAACGACGCAATGTTGACCTGCGCCCAGTGCGAACACGCCGTCTTCGCAGTGATACCCATACCCTTGGCCATCTTCGAATCACACAATTCAGCGAAGGCGTACCAAAGCAAGTGCAAGAAGCCTTGCAAGAACTGACCGACAAAGGGGTTGAAGGGGTCGTACTTGACCTTCGGAACAACTCTGGAGGGCTCGTCAGCGGCGGACTCGCTGTTGCTGACGCCTTCCTAGACCAAGAGCCAATTGTGGAAACACGCAATCGAGATGGAATTGCTGATCCCATCCAATCGAACCCAATCACATTGTACGACGGTCCGATGGTGACCTTGGTCAACGCTGGCACCGCGAGTGCCAGCGAGATCCTCGCGGGGGCTCTTCAGGACAATGATCGATCACTCCTGCTTGGCAGTGAAACCTTCGGCAAAGGACTCATTCAGACCCTCACCAATCTGAGCGATGGCAGTGGTTTGGCCGTCACTGTGGCCGGCTATGTCACCCCAAGCGGACGTGACATTCAGGGGCAAGGAATTACCCCAGATCGCTTGCTAGATCAGCCCGAGCCGCTGAATCCCGGTGGAGAAGGAGACCGCTGGCTGACGGATGCCGCACGAGTGTTGGAAGCCATCATCGATCGACAGACTGCGGAATCTCCCCCATCAACTGAGCTCAGCCATGAAGAGGAGATCGCAGCAACGGCATGA